A window of Mangifera indica cultivar Alphonso chromosome 13, CATAS_Mindica_2.1, whole genome shotgun sequence contains these coding sequences:
- the LOC123195188 gene encoding aspartyl protease family protein At5g10770-like has protein sequence MYLRFILQAFFLFLCLVCSVKNYHAEQAEARLSYSHIVKVSSLLPATVCNWNSTRVPSKASVEVVSRYGPCSYINKGKGKTPNYKEILRKDRARAKYIQSRIFKHKHSGSDDDLLKQTDAFTVGTKPELSDGVSVGFYITVSLGTPGQNVSLLLDTGSDITWTQCKPCQQCFKQKTPLFDPSKSSTYSAVPCQSSACLPDFGRFCDEKTCVYSAFYGSGSSIGVVATEKLTIMNGRSDTFIKNPYIFGCGINNSADFDGVTGLMGLDRNPSSFISQTSQKYFSYCYPSSYGSTGYITFGKTDDEKKYKFVKFTPIPTSPKQSQFYDIIVTGMAIAGSKLPVASSEYTKPGAIIDSGTTFTSLPPSVYVALRSAFRKKMSKYKMIKPGSNDEFDICYDFRKYDKVVIPKISIFFKGGVKLELDVKGTMVVLKRDLSQVCLAFDTSSEFDDTSLILGNCQLRGIEVHHDFVGQRVGFGPGGCS, from the exons ATGTATCTCAGGTTTATTCTCCAAGCTTTCTTTCTGTTTTTATGCCTTGTATGTTCTGTAAAGAACTATCATGCTGAACAAGCTGAAGCCCGACTCTCTTATAGTCACATTGTTAAAGTCAGTTCTCTTTTGCCCGCGACCGTTTGCAACTGGAATTCCACAAGAG TTCCAAGCAAAGCATCTGTGGAGGTTGTAAGCAGATATGGTCCATGCTCGTACATTAATAAGGGCAAAGGAAAAACTCCAAATTACAAGGAGATTCTGCGCAAAGACCGGGCCCGAGCCAAATACATTCAATCCAGAATCTTCAAGCACAAACATTCTGGCAGTGATGATGACCTTTTAAAGCAAACAGACGCCTTCACGGTCGGTACCAAGCCTGAGTTATCAGATGGGGTATCCGTGGGGTTTTATATTACTGTATCCTTGGGAACGCCAGGACAAAATGTTAGTCTCCTTTTGGATACTGGTAGCGACATCACTTGGACACAGTGCAAGCCATGCCAACAATGCTTCAAACAGAAAACCCCCTTATTTGATCCATCCAAATCCTCCACGTATTCTGCCGTTCCATGCCAGTCGTCAGCCTGTTTACCAG ATTTCGGACGATTTTGCGATGAGAAAACATGCGTCTACAGTGCCTTTTACGGCAGCGGTAGTTCCATTGGCGTCGTCGCAACTGAAAAGTTAACCATAATGAACGGCCGTTCTGATACTTTTATCAAAAACCCTTACATTTTTGGATGTGGCATTAACAATTCCGCCGACTTCGACGGAGTAACTGGCTTAATGGGTCTCGATCGAAATCCATCATCCTTCATATCACAAACTTCCCAAAAATACTTTTCTTACTGCTATCCCTCATCTTATGGTTCCACCGGATACATAACCTTCGGCAAGActgatgatgaaaaaaaatacaaattcgTCAAGTTCACTCCAATACCTACTTCTCCAAAACAGTCTCAGTTTTACGATATTATCGTCACTGGAATGGCCATCGCTGGATCAAAGCTACCCGTAGCCAGTTCAGAGTATACTAAACCAGGAGCTATTATTGATTCGGGAACGACCTTCACATCACTGCCACCATCTGTGTATGTGGCCCTGAGATCAGCTTTCCGTaagaaaatgtcaaaatatAAGATGATAAAACCAGGGAGCAATGatgaatttgatatttgttatgattttagAAAGTATGATAAAGTTGTAATACCAAAGATTTCTATCTTCTTCAAAGGCGGGGTTAAATTGGAGCTGGATGTGAAGGGAACTATGGTCGTTCTTAAAAGGGATTTAAGCCAAGTGTGTTTAGCTTTTGATACAAGCTCTGAATTTGATGATACATCTTTGATCTTGGGAAATTGTCAGCTTAGGGGAATCGAGGTGCACCATGATTTTGTCGGTCAGAGAGTTGGGTTTGGTCCTGGTGGCTGCAGCTGA